The bacterium genome includes a window with the following:
- a CDS encoding Tad domain-containing protein, producing the protein MRERGQVVIFVSLFMMVFLGVAALAVDVGRVYLFQTQLQNALDAGALAGAWQLPDAPGSATTEAIRLVEANGFQITSEDIQIIDNGTITIKVSKEITTVFARVLGIEKASVTVCSAAVVVLYPPSYVFDYVYFLNNWGWFYGSGITANGDIRSNGDFDFKYDPTVVGDVYASGEIRGTWKTPGGQDYNVYEGVEKLEMPNLQAIDFYENLAFEKNSSIKIGDEIVIDKVFGDEAGESGNIILEGTPSNPIEIKGPVVIRGDVIVKGTVQGTGTIYAGRNIYIAADIDYKNTPSSPRPASDDAAVVDQWVEANKDKDILGLAARENVIIGDYTKDPYFGYYGNDKWYSNYWLFDMGCEDVGADGIPDTNVWINDPEHPDGGYWTDPTENDGIFQSKTEDLDGDGIFDDMYNWSDVQTQVPITDFDRLPPNTDEFGDIATNHINKIESIIYTNHACAGRLGNGVHFNGAIVSKDEALIYRNTITLNYDERIHSRYRKNPNWLINLCLPVGSKEVHLVPY; encoded by the coding sequence ATGAGAGAACGAGGACAGGTTGTCATATTTGTCTCTTTATTTATGATGGTTTTTTTAGGAGTAGCGGCATTAGCGGTTGATGTTGGGCGAGTTTATCTTTTCCAGACACAATTGCAAAATGCCTTAGATGCCGGCGCTTTAGCTGGTGCCTGGCAACTCCCTGATGCCCCTGGTTCAGCAACAACAGAGGCAATTAGATTGGTCGAGGCTAATGGCTTCCAGATTACCAGTGAGGATATTCAAATAATTGATAATGGAACGATTACAATAAAGGTGTCAAAGGAAATAACTACGGTATTTGCCAGAGTGTTAGGGATAGAAAAGGCGTCTGTTACAGTTTGTTCTGCCGCTGTTGTTGTCCTTTACCCACCTTCCTATGTTTTTGACTATGTTTATTTTCTCAACAATTGGGGCTGGTTTTATGGAAGTGGCATCACGGCTAATGGTGATATTCGCTCAAATGGTGATTTTGATTTTAAATATGACCCAACAGTAGTTGGTGATGTCTATGCCTCTGGTGAGATTCGAGGCACATGGAAAACACCTGGCGGACAGGATTACAATGTGTATGAAGGGGTAGAGAAATTAGAAATGCCTAATTTACAAGCAATTGACTTCTATGAAAATTTAGCCTTTGAAAAAAATAGTTCTATTAAAATAGGGGATGAAATAGTGATTGATAAGGTTTTTGGGGATGAAGCAGGTGAATCAGGAAATATTATTCTTGAAGGCACTCCTTCTAATCCCATTGAGATAAAAGGACCTGTTGTTATTCGGGGTGATGTTATCGTCAAAGGCACGGTTCAAGGGACGGGAACTATTTATGCGGGTAGAAATATTTACATTGCCGCAGACATAGATTATAAAAATACCCCTTCCTCTCCTCGACCAGCCTCGGATGACGCAGCGGTCGTTGACCAGTGGGTTGAGGCAAATAAAGATAAAGATATTCTCGGTTTAGCCGCACGCGAAAATGTGATTATTGGTGATTATACCAAAGACCCTTATTTTGGATATTATGGAAATGATAAATGGTATTCTAATTACTGGCTATTTGATATGGGTTGTGAGGATGTAGGAGCAGATGGCATACCAGATACTAATGTCTGGATAAATGACCCGGAACACCCAGATGGAGGCTATTGGACAGACCCAACCGAAAATGATGGTATCTTTCAATCAAAAACCGAAGACCTTGATGGAGATGGAATATTTGACGATATGTATAACTGGTCGGATGTTCAAACGCAAGTGCCAATTACTGATTTTGATAGATTACCTCCTAATACGGATGAATTTGGTGATATTGCCACAAATCACATCAATAAGATTGAATCTATCATTTATACCAATCATGCCTGTGCGGGTAGATTAGGAAATGGGGTGCATTTTAACGGTGCTATAGTCTCTAAAGACGAGGCATTAATCTATCGCAATACCATTACCCTTAATTATGATGAACGAATTCACAGCCGATACCGAAAAAACCCAAACTGGTTGATAAACCTATGTCTGCCTGTCGGTTCAAAAGAGGTTCATCTGGTACCGTATTAG
- a CDS encoding TadE/TadG family type IV pilus assembly protein: protein MNKESQKGQSTVEFALLLPLLLIITIFIIEISLVFHNYLIVTQITREYARAGALGKETQEIRDEITTSADSQLVKTYFLTGEILDEEINISPPTDAEREVGGDISVAIPYKVSIYIPVFSKKIKMMGLKMTATSTMRIEKLP from the coding sequence ATGAATAAAGAAAGCCAAAAAGGGCAATCAACGGTTGAATTTGCTCTACTTCTGCCACTTTTATTAATAATTACTATCTTCATTATAGAAATTAGTCTTGTATTTCATAATTATTTAATTGTTACCCAGATTACTCGTGAATACGCAAGAGCAGGCGCACTTGGTAAAGAAACTCAAGAGATACGAGATGAAATTACTACCAGTGCCGACTCTCAGTTAGTTAAAACCTACTTTTTAACTGGCGAAATTTTAGATGAGGAAATTAATATTTCTCCCCCAACTGACGCAGAACGCGAGGTAGGAGGAGACATATCCGTTGCTATCCCTTATAAGGTTTCTATCTACATCCCAGTTTTTAGTAAAAAGATTAAGATGATGGGATTAAAGATGACTGCTACTTCGACGATGCGGATAGAAAAATTGCCGTAA
- a CDS encoding response regulator, with amino-acid sequence MMEEKTHILVVDDEWEILEVIRNLLEVKGYEVTTAQSGKEALERLEERLPHLIILDILMPEMSGYEVCKKIRKSPVHKHLPIIILSSKSTIEDEIAGWRMGIDEYIVKPFDLEELIAILESIIYRTYLGIDSNPLSKLPGNNSIREEINNCIKSKNLFAIGFLDVDNFKAFNDHYGFAKGDEAIKLTAKVIINAVQKVGTEKDFIGHIGGDDFIVISHPDRIEIICQEIIKEFDAAIPDLYSAEDKERGYILGFNRKGEKEEFPIMSISIGVVTNKQRNLTHLAQVSTIGAELKEYAKTFIGSNYIVDKRMGEEKDNSKAESLLLEKENILLVDDDQGICSIFSNFLERWGYLVTIAHSGDSALAQMKKKSFNLVLLDIKLPDMSGLEVLKEIKAKYADTVVIIITGYSSMEAAIESLRYDAYDYLEKPLEMEKVSVIIKRGLEKQRLELKNKHLLNTLTKKNVELNQKLDEIIKLNKNLQALYIGAMGALVGTIEAKDYYTKGHSERVAQYAMLIAKKLNLPQDEQELIRYACQLHDIGKIGIRDYILSKSEALTQEEWDEIKLHPTTSVNIIKPLGFLKRGIPIIKHHHERYDGSGYPSGLLMDKIPLGARIIAVADAYDAMTSDRPYRKAKSKDEAIKELKKNAGSQFDPEIVAAFLKVLEVIR; translated from the coding sequence ATGATGGAAGAAAAAACACATATCCTGGTTGTAGATGATGAATGGGAAATATTAGAAGTGATTAGAAATCTGTTAGAAGTAAAAGGTTATGAAGTTACTACGGCTCAAAGCGGGAAGGAAGCATTAGAGAGATTAGAAGAGAGACTTCCGCATCTGATTATCCTTGATATTTTAATGCCAGAGATGAGTGGTTATGAGGTTTGTAAGAAAATAAGAAAAAGCCCTGTTCATAAACACTTACCAATAATTATCTTGAGTTCCAAATCTACCATAGAAGATGAAATTGCCGGCTGGAGGATGGGGATTGATGAATATATCGTCAAACCATTTGATTTAGAAGAACTTATCGCTATCCTTGAAAGTATTATCTACCGCACCTATTTAGGAATTGATTCCAATCCACTTAGTAAACTCCCTGGAAATAATAGTATTCGAGAGGAAATAAATAATTGTATTAAGAGCAAGAACCTTTTTGCTATTGGCTTTTTAGATGTGGATAATTTTAAGGCGTTTAATGACCATTATGGTTTTGCTAAAGGAGATGAGGCAATAAAACTGACCGCAAAGGTAATTATAAATGCAGTTCAGAAGGTCGGAACTGAAAAAGATTTTATCGGACATATCGGTGGAGACGATTTTATCGTTATTAGTCATCCAGACAGAATTGAGATTATCTGCCAGGAAATTATTAAAGAATTTGATGCCGCAATCCCTGATTTATATTCAGCAGAAGATAAAGAAAGAGGTTACATTTTAGGCTTTAATCGCAAAGGGGAAAAAGAAGAATTTCCTATTATGAGTATTTCCATCGGCGTAGTCACGAATAAACAACGGAATTTGACACATTTAGCCCAGGTATCAACTATAGGGGCAGAATTAAAAGAATATGCTAAAACCTTCATTGGCTCAAATTATATCGTGGATAAAAGAATGGGAGAAGAAAAGGATAATTCTAAAGCAGAGTCTTTGTTGTTAGAAAAAGAAAATATTTTATTAGTTGATGATGACCAGGGAATATGCTCCATCTTCTCCAATTTTTTAGAAAGATGGGGTTACCTGGTAACAATTGCCCATTCAGGAGATTCTGCTCTGGCACAAATGAAGAAAAAATCATTTAATTTAGTGCTTTTAGATATAAAATTGCCGGATATGAGTGGATTAGAGGTGTTAAAGGAAATTAAAGCGAAATATGCAGATACGGTCGTAATTATAATTACGGGTTACTCCTCTATGGAAGCGGCAATTGAGTCATTGCGGTATGATGCTTATGACTATTTAGAAAAACCACTTGAGATGGAAAAAGTAAGTGTGATAATTAAAAGAGGTCTGGAAAAACAACGATTGGAACTTAAGAACAAACATTTGCTTAATACCCTGACTAAAAAGAATGTTGAGTTGAATCAAAAATTAGACGAAATCATTAAGTTAAATAAAAATCTACAGGCACTCTACATCGGAGCGATGGGGGCTCTGGTTGGGACGATTGAGGCAAAAGATTATTATACTAAAGGTCATTCCGAGAGAGTGGCTCAGTATGCAATGCTGATAGCGAAGAAATTAAACTTACCACAAGATGAGCAGGAACTGATACGCTATGCCTGCCAATTGCACGATATTGGTAAAATTGGCATTCGCGATTATATCCTATCTAAATCAGAGGCATTAACTCAAGAAGAATGGGATGAAATAAAATTGCATCCAACGACATCGGTAAATATCATTAAGCCATTAGGATTTTTAAAAAGAGGAATCCCAATTATCAAACATCACCACGAACGATATGATGGAAGTGGTTATCCGTCAGGACTATTAATGGATAAGATTCCATTAGGAGCACGAATAATTGCCGTCGCAGATGCTTATGATGCCATGACTTCGGATAGACCATATAGAAAGGCAAAGTCTAAAGATGAGGCAATTAAAGAATTAAAGAAAAATGCGGGTAGCCAATTTGACCCGGAGATAGTAGCCGCTTTCTTAAAGGTGTTGGAGGTCATCAGATAA